From the genome of Shewanella sp. Choline-02u-19, one region includes:
- a CDS encoding oxidative stress defense protein, with the protein MIKSSLAALISALVLSASITAPALAADISFAHLETIGTSNILAEADMAEINVEVVIKAETAKAAKVESDIAVAKFIERLEKAGVSSKLIQSANINLQPQYHYEKDQPNKLIGYSASRRVTVTVVDLTNLNSILDTALEEGINRINHIALKSSKEAHYLQQARLAAIKDAQHKAAELAQGFGEELDGVWQIRYFDQRPVQPVMMRMNAESDSYNVPKSYQQGQVTIQDRVEVTYRLK; encoded by the coding sequence ATGATTAAATCATCTCTTGCAGCACTTATTTCAGCTTTAGTCCTATCGGCCAGCATTACCGCCCCAGCGCTTGCCGCCGATATTAGCTTTGCGCATCTTGAAACCATAGGCACTAGCAATATCCTCGCCGAAGCAGACATGGCAGAAATAAACGTGGAAGTCGTGATTAAAGCGGAAACAGCAAAAGCTGCCAAAGTCGAGTCGGATATCGCCGTGGCTAAATTTATCGAACGTTTAGAAAAAGCAGGCGTTAGCAGCAAGCTAATCCAAAGTGCCAATATCAACCTACAACCTCAATATCACTATGAAAAAGATCAGCCTAACAAACTGATTGGCTACAGTGCGAGCCGCCGCGTAACTGTGACAGTTGTCGATCTAACCAACCTCAATAGCATTCTAGATACCGCGCTTGAAGAGGGTATTAACCGTATTAATCATATCGCGCTCAAATCAAGCAAAGAGGCGCATTATCTTCAACAAGCAAGGCTTGCAGCGATTAAAGATGCACAACACAAAGCGGCAGAGTTAGCCCAAGGCTTTGGCGAAGAGCTCGATGGTGTATGGCAAATTCGCTATTTCGACCAACGTCCAGTTCAGCCAGTGATGATGAGAATGAATGCTGAAAGTGACAGTTATAATGTGCCTAAAAGCTACCAACAAGGCCAAGTCACTATTCAAGATAGAGTAGAAGTCACCTATCGATTGAAATAA
- a CDS encoding SulP family inorganic anion transporter — MFKNFKIDWLSNIRGDLLAGIVVALALIPEAIAFSIIAGVDPKVGLYASFSISVVIAFTGGRSGMISAATGAMALLMITLVKDHGLQYLLVATVLTGLLQILAGYLKLGNLMRFVSRSVVTGFVNALAILIFMAQLPELTNVTWHVYAMTLAGLGIIYLFPYLPVIGKLIPSPLICIVGLTAFAMMFNVDVRTVGDMGDLPDTLPIFLWPDVPLNFETLLIVLPYSMGLAVVGLLESMMTATIVDDLTDTNSDKNRECKGQGLANVFTGFLGGMAGCAMIGQSMINIKSGGRGRLSSLAAGVFLLIMVVFLGPWLKQIPMAALVAVMIMVAIGTFSWQSILDMKKHPLSTNVVMLATVAMVVATHNLAIGVFVGVLLASLFFANKISRMMVVRNNIGESDSCEYRVIGQVFFASSDKFTDSFDFKEVLESVTIDLSAAHFWDVTAVSALDKVVIKFRREGTHVNLIGMNQATRTIVDKFGVHDKPEEVERLLAGH; from the coding sequence ATGTTTAAAAATTTCAAAATTGATTGGTTATCTAATATCCGTGGCGATCTGCTTGCGGGTATCGTTGTGGCGTTAGCCCTCATTCCAGAGGCTATCGCATTTTCGATTATTGCGGGTGTCGACCCCAAAGTCGGCTTGTATGCCTCATTTAGTATTTCAGTGGTAATAGCTTTCACCGGTGGCCGTTCAGGTATGATCTCCGCGGCAACGGGAGCAATGGCGCTGTTGATGATAACCCTAGTTAAGGATCATGGTTTGCAATACTTGTTGGTAGCAACAGTATTGACGGGATTACTACAGATTTTAGCGGGATATTTAAAACTCGGTAATTTGATGCGATTCGTATCGCGATCGGTAGTGACAGGGTTTGTAAATGCATTGGCTATACTGATTTTTATGGCCCAATTACCAGAGCTTACCAATGTGACTTGGCACGTATATGCGATGACATTAGCCGGTCTTGGAATCATATACCTGTTCCCTTATCTGCCTGTTATTGGCAAATTAATCCCCTCTCCTTTGATCTGTATTGTCGGGTTAACAGCATTTGCTATGATGTTTAATGTCGATGTGCGTACCGTGGGTGATATGGGAGACTTACCTGATACCTTACCGATATTCTTATGGCCTGATGTGCCGTTAAACTTCGAAACCTTACTGATTGTATTGCCTTATTCCATGGGACTCGCGGTCGTCGGACTATTAGAATCAATGATGACGGCGACGATTGTCGACGATCTTACCGATACCAATAGTGATAAAAACCGTGAGTGTAAGGGGCAAGGACTTGCCAATGTGTTTACGGGTTTTCTTGGTGGTATGGCGGGTTGCGCCATGATTGGTCAATCGATGATTAATATAAAGTCCGGCGGACGTGGACGTCTATCGAGTTTAGCGGCGGGTGTATTCTTGCTCATAATGGTGGTCTTTCTTGGACCCTGGTTAAAACAGATCCCTATGGCCGCCTTGGTCGCGGTAATGATTATGGTGGCCATAGGTACGTTCTCGTGGCAGTCCATTCTCGATATGAAAAAACATCCACTGTCGACCAATGTTGTGATGCTGGCAACGGTTGCTATGGTGGTAGCCACTCATAATCTGGCTATCGGTGTATTTGTTGGAGTGCTGCTTGCTTCCTTATTCTTTGCCAACAAGATTAGTCGCATGATGGTGGTTAGGAATAATATCGGTGAAAGTGACAGTTGTGAATATCGGGTGATTGGCCAAGTGTTCTTTGCGTCATCGGATAAATTTACCGATTCATTTGATTTTAAAGAAGTATTAGAGTCAGTCACTATCGATTTATCGGCGGCTCACTTTTGGGATGTGACGGCGGTATCTGCATTGGATAAAGTGGTGATTAAATTTCGTCGAGAGGGTACACATGTGAACCTTATTGGTATGAATCAAGCGACTCGCACCATTGTTGATAAATTTGGGGTACACGATAAGCCCGAAGAAGTTGAAAGACTACTGGCTGGACACTAA
- a CDS encoding anaerobic C4-dicarboxylate transporter translates to MFFVHMLLLLAIIFVGIRHGGVAFGLLGGLGVSILAFVFGVAPGSPPINVMLIILAVVAASATLEATGGLKLLVRYAEKLLRKHPNQIVFLGPLCTYSLTVLVGTGHSVYPLLPVIYDVAYKKGIRPERPLAIATVASQMGITASPIAAAAAVVIATSMENNLDIGLMDVLLVTIPSTLIGVLVASAWSLKRGKDLDKDEEFQARLLDEEFKNSLIDPDIETDDVAKSNSIAKKGLSIFLLGILAVIGLAMFSKELLPEGVKMSVAIQFMMLSVGAMILLVTKVDPKKIVSSNVFIAGMTAVIIIFGIAWLSDTIISYHKSYLIESVSDIVHAHPWSFAIAMFVASIFLKSQAATLTIMLPLGFSLGIPAPVLIGVLPACYAYFFFPFYPSDLAAISFDRTGTTHIGKYVLNHSFIVPGFIGVGTATFIGYFISMTIN, encoded by the coding sequence ATGTTTTTTGTGCATATGCTGTTATTGTTGGCCATCATCTTTGTCGGGATCCGTCACGGCGGTGTTGCCTTTGGCCTTTTAGGTGGCTTGGGTGTCTCCATTCTTGCCTTTGTATTTGGCGTTGCGCCAGGTTCACCGCCAATCAACGTCATGTTGATCATTCTTGCCGTGGTTGCCGCATCAGCCACCTTAGAAGCGACTGGCGGTCTAAAGCTACTGGTCCGCTATGCCGAAAAACTACTGCGTAAACACCCAAACCAAATCGTGTTTCTGGGTCCTTTATGCACATACTCCTTAACTGTACTTGTGGGAACGGGGCACTCAGTCTATCCATTACTGCCAGTGATCTACGATGTCGCATACAAGAAAGGCATTCGGCCTGAGCGTCCACTCGCTATCGCAACCGTTGCTTCGCAAATGGGGATCACAGCCAGCCCTATTGCCGCCGCTGCCGCCGTTGTTATTGCCACCTCAATGGAAAACAATCTTGATATTGGTTTGATGGATGTGTTGTTAGTCACCATACCTTCAACATTAATCGGTGTACTGGTCGCCTCAGCTTGGAGCTTAAAGCGTGGTAAAGATCTCGATAAAGATGAAGAGTTTCAAGCTCGATTGCTGGATGAAGAGTTTAAGAATAGTCTCATTGATCCGGATATTGAAACCGATGATGTCGCCAAAAGTAACAGCATCGCCAAAAAAGGGTTAAGTATCTTTCTACTCGGCATATTAGCCGTCATTGGCTTGGCAATGTTTAGCAAAGAGTTATTGCCTGAAGGCGTGAAGATGTCTGTCGCCATCCAGTTTATGATGCTTTCCGTTGGCGCGATGATTTTACTTGTCACCAAGGTAGATCCTAAAAAGATAGTGAGCAGTAATGTCTTCATCGCAGGTATGACTGCAGTGATCATTATCTTTGGTATTGCATGGCTTAGCGACACTATTATTAGCTATCACAAGAGCTATCTAATTGAGTCTGTGAGTGACATCGTCCATGCTCATCCTTGGTCATTCGCCATTGCGATGTTTGTCGCGTCCATCTTCTTGAAGAGCCAAGCTGCAACCTTAACCATAATGCTGCCACTGGGTTTCTCTTTGGGGATCCCGGCACCAGTGCTTATCGGCGTATTACCCGCTTGCTATGCTTATTTCTTCTTCCCGTTCTACCCGAGTGATTTAGCGGCGATTAGTTTCGATAGAACCGGCACCACCCATATTGGTAAATATGTGTTGAATCATAGCTTTATTGTGCCTGGTTTTATTGGCGTCGGCACAGCAACATTTATCGGCTACTTCATTTCAATGACCATTAATTAA
- the bluB gene encoding 5,6-dimethylbenzimidazole synthase — translation MSRMFSESDSEVLADIIRLRRDVRGNRFNDKPVSDASIDTLLNAAMQAPSVGYSQPWQFVVIRDSNIKQAVQQTFVAANALGSEQFTGDKRAQYDALKLEGILEAPVNLAVFYQPSETAVLGQTSMPEMGKFSVVCAIQNLWLMARSLNIGVGWVSILDPLKVKQALNAPESAELIGYLCIGYVDKFLAEPELKQKGWQQTKSAAEVIFKDGFN, via the coding sequence ATGAGTCGAATGTTTAGTGAGAGTGACAGCGAGGTCTTAGCCGATATTATCCGACTACGCCGCGATGTTAGAGGTAATCGTTTTAATGATAAGCCCGTCTCAGATGCGAGTATCGATACGCTGCTAAATGCCGCCATGCAAGCGCCTTCAGTTGGATACTCGCAGCCTTGGCAATTTGTGGTTATTCGCGACTCAAACATTAAACAAGCAGTGCAGCAAACGTTTGTTGCAGCAAATGCCCTTGGCAGTGAGCAATTTACGGGGGATAAACGCGCTCAGTATGATGCGCTCAAACTCGAAGGGATTTTAGAGGCTCCAGTTAACTTAGCGGTATTTTATCAACCCAGTGAAACTGCAGTTCTAGGGCAAACAAGCATGCCAGAGATGGGTAAGTTTAGTGTTGTTTGTGCCATTCAAAACCTGTGGTTAATGGCGCGTTCGCTCAATATTGGTGTCGGTTGGGTCAGTATTTTAGACCCGTTAAAGGTCAAGCAAGCGTTAAATGCCCCCGAAAGCGCTGAACTGATAGGTTATCTCTGTATAGGCTATGTCGATAAATTTCTGGCCGAACCAGAACTTAAGCAAAAAGGTTGGCAGCAAACCAAGTCTGCTGCTGAGGTTATCTTCAAAGACGGCTTTAATTAG
- a CDS encoding universal stress protein, which yields MKNIVACIDGSKLTLATCEASAWVAHKVKAPLTLLHVLDKATRPVVSELSGQIGFGSQEDLLNELVELDELRSKVALKHGKQLLIDAEELAQVRGVSDIHKLQRHGSLLDTLMDLEDDLRVLVLGRSGEDHSSTKTIGSQLESVIRTIKAHTLVVSESFEVPSSYMIAFDGSATSDKLIEKAIKTPLLVGLECHLVMVDGSGDKSAAFQQASQQLTEAGIMVTERVLTGDVDSALLDYQEQQQLGMIVMGAYGHTKLRQYFLGSNTTQVLIKSSVPLLLIR from the coding sequence ATGAAGAATATAGTTGCGTGTATTGATGGTTCTAAATTGACTCTAGCCACCTGTGAAGCCAGTGCTTGGGTTGCACACAAAGTGAAAGCACCGTTAACGTTATTGCATGTGCTCGATAAAGCCACCAGACCTGTGGTGAGCGAATTGTCGGGCCAAATTGGCTTTGGTAGCCAAGAAGACCTACTCAATGAACTGGTAGAGCTTGATGAGCTGCGCAGTAAAGTGGCGCTTAAGCATGGTAAGCAGTTACTGATAGATGCAGAAGAGTTAGCGCAAGTGCGAGGCGTGAGTGATATCCATAAATTACAACGCCATGGCAGTTTACTCGACACATTAATGGATCTAGAAGATGATTTGAGGGTGTTAGTGCTGGGGAGGTCGGGTGAAGATCATAGCAGCACTAAAACAATAGGCTCACAGCTTGAAAGTGTGATTAGAACGATTAAGGCCCATACCCTTGTGGTCAGCGAAAGCTTCGAAGTGCCAAGCTCCTATATGATCGCCTTTGATGGTAGTGCAACCAGTGACAAGCTGATTGAAAAGGCTATCAAGACGCCTTTGCTTGTCGGTTTGGAGTGTCATTTGGTGATGGTTGATGGCTCTGGTGACAAGAGCGCAGCTTTTCAACAAGCATCGCAGCAGCTTACTGAGGCAGGGATCATGGTGACAGAGCGAGTGTTAACTGGAGATGTAGATAGCGCATTACTCGATTACCAAGAGCAACAACAGCTTGGGATGATAGTGATGGGGGCCTATGGCCACACAAAGTTACGCCAGTACTTTCTCGGCAGTAACACCACGCAAGTGCTGATAAAAAGCAGCGTACCCTTGTTGTTAATCCGTTAA
- the mpl gene encoding UDP-N-acetylmuramate:L-alanyl-gamma-D-glutamyl-meso-diaminopimelate ligase, protein MHVHILGICGTFMGGLALLARAEGHKVTGSDANVYPPMSTQLEEQGIELIQGFDPTQLGKNEDDAPDLVVIGNAMSRGNPCVEAVLNRGLKYTSGPQFLAEHILAERWVLAVAGTHGKTSTSSMLAWILEDCGYEPGFLIGGVPQNFGVSARLGGSPFFVVEADEYDSAFFDKRSKFVHYQPRTLVINNLEFDHADIFDDLKAIQRQFNHVIRTVPGEGKVIWPADAISVQQVIALGCWSEQETYHLNAVTNGWHAHNLSDDAHQFEVFYNGELQGVVDWELIGQHNIENAVMAIAAARHVGVKPDAAIEALAKFAPPKRRMELLGTISGIEVYDDFAHHPTAIATSLAGMRAKVGQRKVTVILEPRSNTMKSGVHKDTLANSLALASNVFLYQAGNIDWDISTAMATASVPVAVLYDIDEIIEQVVAQASSGDTIIIMSNGGFGGLHQKLLAQLNTKTGK, encoded by the coding sequence ATGCACGTACATATTTTAGGGATCTGTGGCACCTTCATGGGCGGCCTCGCGTTGCTGGCTCGAGCTGAAGGGCACAAGGTAACGGGCAGCGATGCCAATGTTTACCCGCCAATGAGCACTCAACTAGAAGAGCAAGGTATTGAGCTGATCCAAGGTTTCGATCCTACTCAATTGGGTAAAAATGAAGATGATGCGCCCGATCTTGTGGTGATCGGCAATGCTATGAGCCGAGGTAATCCTTGCGTTGAAGCAGTGCTTAACCGCGGCCTTAAGTATACCTCTGGCCCGCAGTTTCTAGCAGAGCACATCTTGGCTGAGCGCTGGGTATTAGCGGTTGCTGGCACCCATGGTAAAACGTCTACCTCGAGTATGTTGGCGTGGATCCTCGAAGACTGTGGCTATGAGCCGGGATTTTTGATTGGTGGTGTACCGCAAAACTTCGGGGTATCGGCTCGCCTTGGCGGTTCGCCGTTTTTTGTGGTTGAAGCTGATGAATACGACAGCGCCTTTTTTGATAAACGTTCTAAGTTTGTCCACTATCAACCGCGTACTCTGGTGATCAACAACTTAGAGTTCGATCACGCCGATATATTTGATGATCTTAAAGCGATCCAACGCCAGTTTAATCACGTAATACGGACGGTTCCTGGTGAAGGAAAAGTGATCTGGCCAGCAGATGCGATAAGTGTGCAGCAAGTCATCGCGCTAGGTTGCTGGAGTGAGCAAGAGACATATCATTTAAATGCCGTGACTAACGGCTGGCATGCTCATAATCTTAGCGATGATGCTCATCAGTTTGAAGTCTTCTACAATGGTGAGTTGCAGGGGGTTGTCGATTGGGAACTCATTGGCCAGCACAATATCGAAAATGCGGTGATGGCAATTGCCGCAGCGAGGCACGTTGGGGTTAAGCCTGATGCCGCCATTGAAGCGTTAGCCAAGTTTGCACCTCCTAAGCGCCGCATGGAGCTGCTTGGTACTATAAGCGGTATCGAAGTTTATGATGACTTTGCGCATCACCCAACGGCCATAGCAACATCTCTAGCGGGTATGCGAGCCAAAGTGGGCCAGCGTAAGGTGACGGTGATTTTAGAGCCGCGTTCGAACACCATGAAGAGCGGCGTGCACAAGGACACCTTGGCAAACTCATTGGCTTTGGCTAGCAATGTCTTTTTATATCAAGCGGGCAATATTGACTGGGACATTAGCACCGCAATGGCCACAGCCTCGGTGCCAGTTGCTGTGTTGTATGATATTGATGAGATTATAGAGCAGGTCGTCGCTCAGGCGAGCAGTGGAGATACTATTATCATTATGAG